CACAAAACAtacccatttaaaaatctgatttaaaatatCAGGTGGTTTTAAAAACCACGTAACTTCAGGGTTATATCCCAAGTACCAAGAGTATGCCAATTACTACTTTACTCACAATCCACTGGAAAACATTTGGTGGGTGTGTTGAAGTCAACTGGATTGGTAACTATGTGTCTAAAAGTCCCTGTCTTTTATTTCAAAGGATCTGTTCATATCATAGGGTAAAGGATGGGAGAGCCAGATGACTTTAGGGGGTAGGAATGTTCTCCATCACCTGGAGGACAGGCAATTCCACACAGTCACCAGAGAAGGCAGCAGGGAAGGGCTGGGCAGTGGACCAGATTCCAGAATTTAAAAGGCAGGTACATGGGGGATGACCAAGGGAAGGGTTCTATAGTGAGAAAGGATCCTGAGACTGGACATAATGCTGGAAACAAGGCAGTCCATTCTCAAGGAACCAACCTCAGACAATCCCCAATTATGTTTGATCCTGTCACCTACTTTAGGACTGCTTTTGGTATGTTGGCCTACCTCCAGCGTTCTTCTTTTTGTCACTAGAGAGACATTATACAATGCTGAGAAGAGAAATGGATTCCAAGTAAGAAGGTTGTCCTTGGGCTGGGACAAGGGGTCTCACCTCGGCCCTGTCATTTACTAGCCAATGATACTGGGAAGTTCCCAACCTCATGAGCCTTGGGATCTTCCTCTATGAAGCGGGGCTGAGAAGGCCTGTTTGGTCAGATTGTTGGGATGCGTAGACTGCATGTAAAacacctagcacagtgcctgatcTGTACTGGCACTGTAGTGAGAGGCATGAGGCTGTTATTTCTTGTAGTATTTCTTCTAGTAGCCTCTACAATTGTGGAATGTTGTTTCCATTGGCATTGCTCTCGAGGATCCGTTGGAGAATACAACTCAATAGCACATGGAACACAATTGgccaaaaaggaaattttattaagTTAGTAAATATTCCCTCGTTGGAGGACATATTACAAGATCTAGGTGTGGAGGAGTCTCTACTACTGGATGCAGTTCAAAGGTCCTAGAatttattcgtttatttattttaaatacacgacagtggaatgcattacaattcttattacacatatagagcacaatatttcctatgtttgtatataaagtatgttcatgcaaattcatgtctttttacatgtacTTAgtgttttttgcattacaattcttattacacatatataccacatttttttcttatctctgtatataaagtatgttgacacccaattcatgtcttcatacatgtactttggataatgatgtccatcacattccaccatccttgctaatttaACTCAAGAACcagctccttccctcccttccagTTACATTTCCATCTAAACCACTATTGTCATTCTTTTCACCTCCAATGAAAATCTATTCTTTGCTTAGAGTTGTCTAAGTTGTATTTCAGGTAACTAATTAAATGTTCAAATGGAGTCCACTCTGGGTCTCCCAGACCAAGAAAATGTCAGTATAGAGGCTTCTCGGCACTTCTTCAAAGAAATGTCTCTGAAGTTTCCCTGGAAATCCTTGTATATAGGACATAAATCACCTAGTTCTTGTGCTATTTAAGTGCACTGGGACAAGGGCTCAGGATACTTCCCATACTTGACACTAACTCTCTGCTTTATTCATGAAGTGAAAAGAACTGCTCAGAGCAACTTTTTAGTCTTCCAACCCTAAGACACACCATTTGAGGTTCTGGCCCTGGCCACCATAAAGCCTCAATTTATATCACTCCCAGAGATGGCAGCAAACTCCTTGGCTTGACATTGGACATTGACACTTGGTTACTCTGCCCTGAAGCACAACCTACTCACCTACTGCCAAATGTTCTTTAAATCTCAAAGTACATCTTACCATCTTCCTGATATGTTTGCTGTTCCTAGACTTTACTATTCCACAGGTTAAGTTGGATCTGGCTTATCCTATATCTCTACCACTAACACAGGGACTTCCAAAAAGCAGATGTTCACTGAAAAATGGGGTAAGAGGCAGTGAGCAGGGAGTCTTAGTAAGTTTAAATTTCTCCAACAATTTTTAATGAGCCAAGCATATACAAGtatatatctttataattttatagaaacaaaacaaaaggctaTAAAACGTAAGGACAGGTAAAATTATCTTTTACATGTTTGTCTTTCCTTTACCTCAATCTATTTTAGTGCTGAATTATCTCACATTTCCAAGGAAGTTTTTATTCTAATGCCATGTTATCTTGTTCCAGAGCACAAAATAAGATGGTAaagtttctgatttattttacaaaacagcAAGACTCTTAAACTATATAAACAGCAACATGTTTGTGAGCAATGTGTCATTCAGAAACTTAGAACTCTGAAGTTAATTAAATCTTCCATTAAAAGAaacaacatttgaaaaaataccaaaatgaaagaaaatctccAATTCACCAATACAGACTAGGAAAGCCACTTGTTATATACTAAATTCACTCAAGCCCCATTCTGCCTTTGCACTACTTAAAAAAGTGACTGCTATCTTCAAACACAGAGTAAAGTGTCTGCCTCGGACTTCATTTGGGACAAGATAAGATACTGAATGTGAACTTGGAATATGCCTTGGCCCTGACCACTCCACTACACCTGGATGCAACTCTGCCTTGGGCTTCCTCTTCATCTCTTAAAAAGCGTCCTCATACCAGATAGAAAAAGCATTGGGAGGAGTATCATTGACCTTGGTCCAAAACTATAGGACTTTCACCTTGCTAGTTACAGCATGAGCCCTTGGACCCAACAGGAACTCATACCAAACAGGATCACTGCTGGGCACCTGGAGATACTCCAGGTACTGtttctccaccaaatcttcagAGATGTGTTTTCTAGGTTCCCCATAGATAAAGTGTTCCCTCCAAGCATGTATACCCATCACACTCAGCACTTCCCAGACAACCTCTTCAGGGGTGCAGCTACCATCCAGAAAGATCACAATCAGAATATTTATCAGGAGACCAGTTTTGGGCATGCTCTGTTCATCACTTAGCATTCCATCATAGATAAGATCCAGGGCAATGACAAGAACATAGGAATGACTAGAGGGGTCTATTTCTATGTCAATGCCAAAGACCAGCTGCATGCACTCAGAGGCTTTGCTGAAGATCATGGGGAAGTGCTGATGACACTATTGAGCATTTCTGCATTGGTCACAGGCTCAGTCATTTGATACTTGAGGGGTAAGATAAGGTTGTTGTAATCAACAACCTTATCATCTATGACATCACTAATCAAAGACTCAGTGCCTGGAAAGGCCTGGAAGTTTCTAAAATCCTCATTTTCCTGGTTGCTGAAGCCCTCATGGAATTGGCTCTATGGGCTATAGGCCATGGTAGATAGGAAGGAACAGTTTCTCTGAGAACAGTGGAAGGAACCCAGCATTCTGGTAGCACAAACATCCTTCATAGTACTCAGGATCTGAGAATAACAGGAattagaggaaaaagaagagaatggacaacaggagggaaagaaagaggtgCACAACTATGAGAACTGGTACATCAACCAGACCAGTGCCACCCTTTAGGCCTAAAGATGCTTTTGTTGGTGTTTCTAATTTTGAGGCATCATGACTTTCCTTGGGAATATCAGGCAAAAAGATGGACAGGAGCTTGGTATTGGAGACTTACCAGCCTGGGGAGAGAAGGTGCGTGTCAGAGCCTTAGCTGAGAACTGAACCCTTGGAACCCCTCACAAAGGCCCACTACAGGTCTTCTCTTTGGGCAATGCTCTAGGGCTATTCAAGTTCCTCTCCTGGTAGGCCTATTTCCTGAAAACCTGAGGCAGGAAGTGAGGCAACTTCTGTGGGTACAGCAAGCCCACAgagcacaaggcccagggttaATAGTAGGGCTTCTGGGGCCTGAGCTCTGTGAGACTCCCTCTGTCCTGGTTAGTGTGGGATCCTTGATACACATTCCCAGAGTGCCCCACACCATGACTCCAAATACTGCCTGGGCCTCCTCTGCTCCAGGACCTGAGGACACTGCCTCATACAAAACCTTCACGGCCTGGTTCCAGGAGTTCTTGTAAGAGGCACTGAGGGGTCCCACAGGTTTCAGACTCCAAGCACAACCTGATCCACCAGCCCTGATAGGAGGGACGGGCTGCCTTCTGTGAGGTCCCCACTGCTTACTCTGGGCCCTTACCTTTCCCCTGGCAGGACCTGGATACCACCCATGTGCTGGCCTGAAGGGCACTCTGTGAAGAAGTGCCCACCTTCCTGTGAAGGAACACAAGGCAGTGAGGGGCCTCACATATGGCCGCACCTTCTCAAAGGTGAAGCAAGAGCTGGCCAAATTCAATGGTTCCGTGTGTCCTGGCCATGGAGGATCTGGCTCAGTCCTCACCTTAGGTATGAGATGCTCTCTAATGATCTAAGGGCACCTTCCTTAAACCTTAACAAAGCCTTAAACAAACCCTGTCTATGTGAGACACCCagaaaggaagtgaggggaaggTAAAGCCAATGGAACTGGGTTGTCCCATGGCTGAGAAGAAAGGGCAGGTGAGGATCAGGGTCCTTGTGTTCCACTGAAGAAGTTCCTTCTGTCCTTACCTGACTCCTGGCTATGCCCGAGATCCTCCTTCTGCTTTCCTGAGCCCAATCCCCTCTTACTGAGGCCTTCACTTCTCTGAAACCAAtgacacacagaaaataaaggaaCCTTTACAACCCTGCCTGGGCTTCCTGTGCTGACAGCAGGTAACGGGAAGATTTCTGAGGGGCATCCACTGTATTCTGGGACCCTTGACCTTCCCCTAGGGTCCTCACTTTACTCTTGGGTAACTGGGACACCTGTCTGATGACCAGATAGTGATCCCTGTGCTAAGATGAAGTTACCCTGTCACATGAGGTTCCTCACTTCTCCAAGAGCCTGGTACTTCCCAGAGAAGTGAACAGTTTCCCACTGCCCTTGTGTAGGTTCTCCAGGGCTGGTGGTTGGACCTGGGTCCAAAGTATTATGGGCTGAGAGATTACCCAAGTCCTTACTCATGCCCACGCCTGCCCTTCCTCACTACCACCCCATCTGAGATGAACTGACGTCTTTACACCAAGACCCCATCTCCCTGAATACCTCCCATATTTGCGCCCATGGCAGAAGATCTTGCCACTTAGGGCCTCCTAGGGCTGACTATAGTGGGCAGGCACACTGTGTGGTATCcactgggtcagagatggggataCTTTCAGTCCATACCTTGGGTCTGGCAGGTCCTGGATTCCTCCCTCTGCTGACATGTTATCACCTCTTGGACCAAGGTCCCTACACATATAAAACCTCTCAGCCAAACCAGGAGGCAGAAATGAGCCAGAGTTACTTCCAGTGACCCTGAATGGGGTAGATTACAAGGGAAGCCAGGTTCTGTGAGGTCCCTTCCTTTGGGAGGTATGGCATTCAGTGCCTGTCACCAAAGTTCCTCACCTTGATTCCTAGCAGATGCTGGAATATCTCCCAGGGTCCTGAGAGGCAAAAGGAGTCACTACAATTCTCCCTCATCCTAACCTCCGACATTTAGGCAACAGGCTGGAACTCCCAGGGTCCCTTGCGGCCTAAGGGTTTGTCCCAGAATATTACCTTTCATCCCCAAGTGCAGGGCTGATCATAGAGGTCACTTGGATGATTTGACAACCCTCCCACTGTTGTGGGGACTCCTCAGTCCACCCTCAGTGCTCACCTTGACAACCCACAgcaccctgtccctgtcccttcaCTCCGCCAACGGCTTTTACTCCCAGCATCCCCTGCGACTGGAAGGAGTACCCTGGTGTACCGCCGTGGAGATGAACAGGGCACTCTGGAATTCTTCCCCAGGGGAAATGACTGGCTACAAAGGGACGGAGGGCGGGGTGAGGGGGAAGAGGGCCTCTTCAGTCTACGCCAGCTCTCACTTTGACACCCACAGCGCCCTGTCCCCTCACTCCAGCAACGGCTTTTATTCCCAGTATCCCCTGCGACCGGAAGGGGCACCCTGGTATAAGGTCGTGGAGGCGGACAAGGCACTCTGGAATTCTTCCCCCGGGGAAATGACTGACTACAAAGAGGGGGGTAAGAGGGCATCTTCAGTCTATACCAACTCTCACTTTGACACCCACAGcatcctgtccctgtcccctcacTCCGCCAACCGCTTTTACTCCCAGCATCCCTTGCGACCAGAAGGGGTACCGTGATATAAGGCTGTGGAGGCAGACGGGGCACCCTGGAATTCTTCCCCTGGGGAAATGAGTGGCTACAAAGGGAACCTACCCCTGGGGGTACACATCTTCCGTCCACTCCAGCTCTCATCTTGACACCCACAGCATCCTGGACCTGTCTGCTCCTTGTGTGGCTCAGCCTATGTCTTTAACTCCCAGTGTGCCCTGCGGGGAAGCGGCACCCTGGAATTCTGTCCCCCATACCCCCATGCCATACAGTCTAGAGGACTTCCCAGGATAGTTTGGACATCCTCCCTCTGTGGTAGGGCCTCCTCAGTCCACCCTCAGCTGTCACGTTGACCCTAATAGAACCTGGTCTGTATGCACTCCCTGCTCATCGCAGGCCAAGGTAATAATTAGTTAATTCCCACAGTGCCCTGCAGGGGATCAGAAAATCCTCCCCTACTGACACTCAGGATTCAGAGCTGACAAAAGATGTCACCAGGGATTTGAGTGACACTGGATGATGAGGTCTCCTTAGTCCACCCAGCGTTCACCTTGACCCCCAATAGACTACAGGCCCTATGTACTCAAGTGACATGTATTACGTGGCTCTGGCAACAGGTGTAACTCCTAGTGGTGGAAAAAGGACACCTTGGGCTGGCCATAGAGGCAGCCTGGGTCTTTTAGGAACCCTATTCCTTGGGTGGGGCCTCCTCAATCTACTCCAACTCTCACCTAGACCTCCAAGAGACTCCAGGCCTTGTTCTCTCAGGTGACCTGCATTGTGTGGCTCTGGCATCAGATTTAACTCTAGTTGAGGCCATGACCCCTCTTCTGACTCTGTGCCAGAACAAGGTCGTCAACTCTCTGACCCACTTCGGTGGAACTCAGTGGATGCCACTTAGGACCACCTGCCTGGACAGCGAGCACAATGTGATTCTTCAGGGCCCACCTTCCTTCCTCAGACTCCTCACCTTGGTTTCTGGCCAATGCTGGAGCCCCTCGCCGGCCCACCCATAGTCCCCTGTGGTGAAAGTGGGGGTGGGAATTGTAAGATTGACACCTGGGCCTGCCAATGATTTCCTAGTGCTGAAAGCTGTTCCCTGTCTGCACAAGGAGACCTGACCCAGGAGAGCCACTTTCTTTTCCAGCCTCCGTGCTCTCACCAAACCTGGTTTCCCAGAGATTTACTAACACCCAAAATTGTAAGTAGCAGCAAGTCAAGTGATTTGGCCTAGGCTGACTGTCATCTCTACCTCAAATTACTAGATTGAACGCTGACCCTTGCACTCTACCTCCAAGCTACATCAACAatccattgttttgtttttgtttattgttgttttgggggtgttgacagggttttgctaaattgctcaggctgtcctGAAACTTGGGATTCTCTTCTTAGCCCTAGCAGTAGTTGGAATTATAGGGCCTATCTAAGGCTTGCTAATTTTGAAGTGATCTAAATTTTTCATAATTCAtgtagccatttttatttttaaactgtcatttagtatctagaatatattttccatttttgccaAATATATGTGTAACACATAAATATCTAAAGTATATATGTAGGTTATACTTATATTTATGTATAGATACTTaaacatgtatacatatgcaaTCATGCATGTATTatctacatataatatatacattttctgtgtatttatacatatttttatgcatGTATGTGGGTTATATATAACTACAAATATCTCTTTGATTAAAGAATACTCTTTATGTTAATGATTCATACTTAAACTCACTATTCTATTTCTAGTGCATTCTTTCTATTCTGTTAAAACAATAATGGTTTTGAAACTCCTATCCTTCCCAGCTAAGAAGGTTTCTAGTCGTTACTAGCAGACACTCTAGATCCCTAGTCTCtcatcttttccttctctctctctctctctctctctcccccccccctttctgtgtgtgtgtgtgtgtgtgtgtgtgtgtgtgtgtgcgcgtgcgcgcgcacGCCCAAGCGCTTGCGCGGGCGCGCACacacaagggattgaacccaggggcatttaaccacacTGAGCAACATACCCAgccatttattatattttgagacaaggcctcactaagttacttagggcctcactaaattgctgaagctggctttggactcatggttctcctgccttagcctcccaaaccgctgggattgcaggcatgtttcactgtgcctggccagtctccattctctttctGTCCCTGGGTTCCTGGCACCTGTGGTGTGATGTACTGCCTCAGATTGTGCAGGGAacttgcagcagcagcagcttggAAACTGTTCTCCCCCTCATCCTGTCATATGCCACCTATGCAGGTCACAGGCCCTCAGCAACCTCCCTGCTGCAAGCCCATCTCCAAACACACACATTCTTCAGTCTCCTCCAGGGCTTTCacatgtttatttcttaaatgttttatctATCCatctttctacacacacacacacacacacacacagtttttcaGGGTTGATTTTGGAAGCACAAGGCAGTAGCCCATAATTGATTGTCATTTTGGCAACTACAGGTAAGGCACAAAAATGTAAGGAATTTAAGGAAATTCAGGACTTTTACATTATTCTGTTCCCCTCAATGACTATGTCATATTGCTCTATTTATTTCAGACTCCTTTTtggttatgtttttattagtgcattataattatacatatctGACATATTCCTACATGCATGTAGCATAATTTTCTTcacttcattccccagtacttcctctttcccttccatcCTTTCCAACATTCCCTTCTTCTTCagtcttccttctatttgtttttaaatgagtaCATTATAATGATGCACAAAGTATAAttaattgtgatatattcatctAGCATAatttgtcaatttcattccctagtgccttccctcctcctttcccctggattccatccttttACTGTTTATTCTTCTATTGTGGTGAGACCAGACACTTTTTTCCTGACTCTGTCACTACACATTCATAGTTGTCTTTATAAAGGCCTTATACATTTTTGTTAGGATCTTTTTTTAGGTAATTTTTTGACTTTGTTGCCATTGTAAATGGCATATTGTCTATTAGCTGTTCTACATAGTGCTTTTGTGTGGCAACGATTTTAATTTTGCCATTGTAATCAGCTGTACACCTGGTCTGATGTCTCATTCACTTCAATACTCCACATGAATGTTCCTTTGAATTTTCAAGATAGATAATGATATTGTTACTCTGCCTTATTTTCCCCCAATATTCAtacctctatttttttctgatgatcaCAGCTCTGGCTTTGTGCCTTAGCCCTGTTTTGAAACACAGAGGCAGTAACATACATCTACCTCTTCTTCCTGACTTTAATGATAATTCTTctaacattttacatttaagtatGTAAGTGATTTTAGCAAGTGGAAGCTTCCTTTTAATATTAGTTGAATAAATGTTTTTACTATGAGCTTATGGTGAATTTCTTTCAAAAGCATATTCTCAACCATTGACattatgaaatgttttctctcatcaaTTTTGTATGTAAGGAACTAAAATGGAAAGGTTTTTTCCCTAATGTTTACATCATATTTTCATGCCTTGAATGAtgcctatttattcatttaattcattACTTTATCTGATATGCTGCTAATTTATGTAGGATATTTGATGCTGTATGAGCGAGCTTACCTCAAGGGTTCTTATCATGGGGAGGGGGTTCTTGTCTGGTTTTTGAATCCAGGAAAGCTGGCTTGAGACAATGAGTTGAACTACTGGCAACTTTTGATATGCTATGAAAGAGTCAACAATCAGGCAGTAATTAGTTTTCTCTAACCATTAAGTGGAACTGGCCTCCCAAACTGCCTGGTCCTGGAATATCTGAGGGTGGCTTGAGCTTTGAAAAGTTTCAGTTTATAGAGTttaatcagaattttattttccttttaggccaatttgatcatttatttattttatttataaaaagtagTCAGAATTACTGGAAGGGCATTATTTATAATGCAAACCTTTCATTACAGAAAGCGTCAAACATATAGTAGAAAGAATAATATAATGAGCCCAGTATACCTGACCTTAAATACATGGAAGATTTGTCTCCAGTTAGATTCCCCACCTACCTGCTTCTCAGGTACTGGAATAATGTGGAGCAAGTCCAAAACATCATAGTATGTCCTCTCTAAACAATTCAATATGCACTTCCTAAACATAAgaacttttttctcctttggtaccagggattgaactcagggctgcttaacaactgagccacatcctcagccattttttttttattttattttacttttagacaaggtcttgctgacttgctcagtgcctcgctaagttgctgaggctggcttcaaactcaagatcctcctaccacagcctcccaaactgctgggattacaggcatgtgccaccacacctgcagataagaactttttaattaaaaagacataaaacaaaatacttgttttttttaaattaaataaataatcatcaGTGTACAATTGTTTTACACACTTTTTGATACACTTTTAAGAAGAAAGTTTTGTCCTTGAATGAGTATCTAAATATGGTCTATATAGAGTAATTCTTTGTTATGCCtcttaagctttttaaaatttgtgtattacctctcaagttttctttttccttgcaattcattttttttattttgttgttgttgaaaaagaaaaaaaaatgttgtgttcaTTCCAGTTTTCCAAGACTCTGGAGTTTGATGAATGAAACACTGGTGTCTTTTAACATATTCTTCATCCCATAATTTCTAGGGCTACATGGTACTTCAGGCTTATGTTGTATGCCCTGCCCTGGTTCTAGCACCAGCCATTTCTTCAAGAGGTCTGCTTCCTTCTATAAATGGTTCTAGAAATCTCCATCTGGGTGCTAGAGGTGCTCATTGTTACTTGGGAGTTAGTTATATGCCTCCTCTGCTGAAAACACAATGATATGATCtctatcatttatatatttagatcattcaaataaaaacttgTAAGTTATAG
This sequence is a window from Ictidomys tridecemlineatus isolate mIctTri1 chromosome X, mIctTri1.hap1, whole genome shotgun sequence. Protein-coding genes within it:
- the Magea4 gene encoding LOW QUALITY PROTEIN: melanoma-associated antigen 4 (The sequence of the model RefSeq protein was modified relative to this genomic sequence to represent the inferred CDS: inserted 1 base in 1 codon), producing the protein MSKDLGNLSAHNTLDPGPTTSPGEPTQGQWETVHFSGKYQALGEEGGHFFTECPSGQHMGGIQVLPGESASYKNSWNQAVKVLYEAVSSGPGAEEAQAVFGVMSQFHEGFSNQENEDFRNFQAFPGTESLISDVIDDKVVDYNNLILPLKYQMTEPVTNAEMLNSVISXFPMIFSKASECMQLVFGIDIEIDPSSHSYVLVIALDLIYDGMLSDEQSMPKTGLLINILIVIFLDGSCTPEEVVWEVLSVMGIHAWREHFIYGEPRKHISEDLVEKQYLEYLQVPSSDPVWYEFLLGPRAHAVTSKVKVL